In the Diprion similis isolate iyDipSimi1 chromosome 2, iyDipSimi1.1, whole genome shotgun sequence genome, one interval contains:
- the LOC124416287 gene encoding endocuticle structural glycoprotein SgAbd-8-like yields the protein QGSKAYPGYTGYSGYPGYTGYPGYTGYPGYAGFRDYQTVKPVESKEKEAPKSVAAVAGAKPVLPVVAPFVPITPKALGSEAFARIIDQDQASAPDGSYEFRFDTENGISAAASGSPVSPGPNGPEQVVVGRYSYTAPDGTPVQVSYTADRNGFHPAGSHISSTGRYVKSVV from the exons CAAGGATCAAAGGCATACCCAGGTTACACGGGATACTCAGGGTACCCAGGATACACGGGATACCCAGGATACACGGGATACCCAGGATACGCAGGATTCCGCGACTACCAGACCGTCAAGCCTGTCGAATCAAAGGAGAAGGAAGCACCCAAGTCAGTTGCCGCAGTAGCTGGGGCTAAGCCAGTACTTCCGGTAGTCGCCCCATTTGTCCCGATCACCCCGAAGGCATTGGGAAG CGAGGCCTTCGCCCGCATCATCGACCAGGATCAGGCCAGCGCTCCGGATGGCAGCTACGAATTCAGATTCGACACTGAGAATGGAATCTCTGCTGCCGCGAGCGGCTCCCCCGTCAGCCCGGGTCCCAACGGTCCAGAACAG GTTGTAGTCGGAAGGTACTCTTACACCGCCCCCGACGGTACTCCCGTCCAAGTCAGTTACACCGCTGATCGTAACGGTTTCCATCCCGCAGGATCCCACATCTCGAGCACCGGCAGATATGTGAAGAG CGTCGTG TAG
- the LOC124416226 gene encoding 26S proteasome regulatory subunit 7 encodes MPDHLGDDMRKVKPEKEKEEKEIKSLDEGDIALLKTYGQGQYTKSIKVVEEDIQTIIKRVNELTGIKESDTGLAPPALWDLAADKQTLQNEQPLQVARCTKIINADSDDPKYIINVKQFAKFVVDLADSVAPTDIEEGMRVGVDRNKYQIHIPLPPKIDPTVTMMQVEEKPDVTYSDVGGCKEQIEKLREVVETPLLHPEKFVNLGIEPPKGVLLFGPPGTGKTLCARAVANRTDACFIRVIGSELVQKYVGEGARMVRELFEMARSKKACLIFFDEIDAIGGARFDDGAGGDNEVQRTMLELINQLDGFDPRGNIKVLMATNRPDTLDPALMRPGRLDRKVEFGLPDLEGRTHIFKIHARSMSVERNIRFELLARLCPNSTGAEIRSVCTEAGMFAIRARRKVATEKDFLEAIHKVIKSYAKFSATPRYMTYN; translated from the exons atgCCGGACCATCTAGGAGACGATATGCGTAAGGTGAAAccggagaaagagaaggaagaaaaggaaataaaat CTCTCGACGAGGGAGATATCGCCTTGCTTAAAACATAC GGCCAGGGACAATACACGAAGAGCATAAAAGTCGTCGAGGAAGACATTCAGACGATAATAAAGCGCGTCAATGAATTGACGGGCATCAAAGAATCGGATACAGGACTGGCGCCGCCTGCGCTCTGGGATTTGGCAGCGGATAAACAGACTCTGCAGAACGAGCAACCGCTGCAAGTAGCGAGATGCACCAAAATCATAAACGCTGACTCGGACGATCCCAAGTACATAATAAATGTGAAGCAGTTTGCAAAGTTCGTCGTAGATCTAGCCGACTCTGTCGCCCCCACGGATATAGAAGAAGGAATGCGCGTCGGTGTCGACCGCAATAAGTACCAGATCCACATACCTCTGCCGCCAAAGATCGATCCTACCGTAACCATGATGCAAGTGGAAGAAAAACCCGATGTCACCTACAGCGATGTTGGAGGATGCAAAGAGCAGATTGAAAAGCTTAGAGAAGTTGTTGAAACGCCACTTTTACAT CctgaaaaattcgtcaaccTGGGTATTGAGCCACCAAAAGGAGTCTTACTGTTCGGACCGCCGGGTACAGGAAAGACGCTGTGTGCTCGAGCAGTAGCAAACAGAACCGACGCTTGCTTTATTCGTGTCATTGGTTCTGAATTAGTTCAGAAATACGTTGGAGAG GGTGCTCGAATGGTCAGAGAACTGTTTGAAATGGCGCGCAGTAAGAAAGCCTGTCTAATCTTCTTTGATGAGATTGACGCGATCGGGGGTGCAAGATTTGACGATGGTGCCGGTGGAGATAACGAAGTACAGCGTACTATGCTCGAGTTGATCAACCAATTGGACGG GTTCGATCCGCGAGGTAACATCAAAGTACTGATGGCAACTAACAGACCAGACACTCTAGATCCGGCTTTGATGCGTCCTGGGCGTTTGGACCGAAAAGTAGAATTCGGATTGCCTGATCTGGAGGGCCGGACGCatatattcaaaattcacgCACGCTCCATGAGCGTGGAGAGGAATATTCGGTTCGAACTACTCGCTCGATTATGCCCAAACAGTACAGGCGCTGAAATTCGCTCCGTCTGTACGGAAGCGGGCATGTTCGCAATCAGAGCGCGTCGCAAGGTAGCAACGGAGAAAGACTTCTTAGAAGCTATTCACAAAGTAATCAAATCGTACGCCAAGTTCTCCGCCACCCCGAGATACATGACCTACAACTAA
- the LOC124416231 gene encoding sodium- and chloride-dependent glycine transporter 2-like yields MAKLWIVAVFFMFLIKGVMEMTIVFTATVNSFLEAFPSVKSYRPYLVSIVTLACFSVSLIFTTKVGGIFINDFLDFVGTLVTLLILAIMSSLILFSYSVTRLCDDIQFMYKFEPNLLMKAVFYLTPLIATV; encoded by the exons ATGGCGAAGCTCTGGATTGTCGCGGTTTTCTTTATGTTTCTTATAAAGGGAGTCATGGAGATG ACCATAGTCTTCACCGCAACGGTCAACTCTTTCTTGGAAGCATTTCCATCTGTAAAATCATATCGGCCGTATCTAGTCAGCATCGTGACGCTTGCCTGTTTTTCAGTTAGCCTTATTTTCACGACAAAG GTGGGAGGAATATTCATCAACGACTTTCTCGACTTTGTTGGAACCTTGGTGACCCTGCTGATCCTCGCGATCATGAGTTCGCTCATCCTATTTTCTTACTCCGTAACACGGCTCTGCGACGACATACAATTCATGTACAAATTCGAACCGAATCTCTTAATGAAGGCCGTGTTCTATTTGACGCCACTGATTGCAACGGTATAG
- the LOC124416224 gene encoding cytochrome P450 302a1, mitochondrial, whose protein sequence is MKLRFKMLHARVLRPLRSMKRFQSGVKTVQDIKPFTDIPGPRSFPVIGTLYHYFPCLGKYNFEKLHENGAKKLKQYGPLVREEIMPGVNILWVFRPEDIEEIFRVESRERGLYPKRRSHLALEKYRTDRPAIYNTGGLLPTNGSDWWRIRREFQKGLSKPQNVRSYLEESDKVIGEFIRLSMQEKHEDFLPLLSRLYLELTCLVAFDVRLHSFSPDELHTDSRSSRLIDAANSTNTTILKLDNGPQLWRFFDTPMYRKLCKAQSFMEEVAVDMVRRKIESMKQKSSSTEKQSLLEMYLSNPNIDEKDVIGMACDMLLAGIDTLANSTSFVLYHLANNPEVQEKLHRESVSLLATTDKPIDAAVLNNATYTKAVIKETFRMNPISVGVGRILQTDAVLNGYHVPEGTVIVTQNQVICKLEENFDDPNEFKPERWIREGGGSSDPPYNPFLVLPFGHGARSCIARRLAEQNIQILLLRICRDLKFSWEGKLLDCVSLLVNVPNVPIKLNFSRRK, encoded by the exons ATGAAGTTACGGTTTAAAATGCTTCACGCTCGTGTCCTGAGACCGCTGCGATCGATGAAACGATTTCAAAGTGGAGTAAAAACGGTGCAGGATATCAAACCCTTCACGGACATTCCGGGGCCAAGATCTTTCCCTGTAATTGGAACCCTGTATCACTATTTTCCGTGTCTTG gaaaatacaattttgagAAACTCCACGAAAATGGTGCAAAGAAGTTGAAGCAGTACGGTCCGCTGGTTCGGGAAGAGATTATGCCGGGAGTCAACATCCTTTGGGTCTTTCGTCCTGAAGATATAGAGGAAATATTTCGCGTGGAGAGTCGCGAACGAGGCTTGTATCCGAAACGAAGGAGTCACCTTGCGTTGGAGAAGTACCGCACCGACAGACCTGCCATTTACAATACTGGTGGCCTCCTGCCCAC cAATGGATCAGACTGGTGGAGGATTCGACGGGAATTTCAAAAGGGTCTGAGTAAGCCTCAAAATGTTCGAAGTTATTTGGAAGAGTCAGACAAGGTGATCGGCGAATTTATACGGCTCAGTATGCAAGAGAAGCATGAAGATTTTCTACCTCTGCTGTCGAGATTGTACTTGGAAT TGACTTGTCTCGTGGCCTTTGACGTTAGACTGCACAGCTTTTCCCCGGATGAATTGCACACCGATTCGCGAAGTTCGAGATTAATAGACGCGGCCAATTCCACGAATACTACTATTTTGAAGTTGGACAACGGGCCGCAGCTGTGGAGGTTCTTCGACACGCCGATGTACCGGAAATTGTGCAAGGCCCAAAGCTTCATGGAGGA AGTGGCTGTGGACATGGTAAGGAGGAAAATTGAATCGATGAAACAGAAGAGCTCATCAACCGAGAAGCAATCACTGCTCGAAATGTACCTGAGCAATCCGAACATCGACGAGAAGGATGTGATCGGTATGGCGTGCGACATGCTCCTTGCAGGAATCGACACG CTGGCGAATAGCACGTCCTTTGTCCTTTATCATCTGGCAAACAACCCCGAAGTTCAAGAAAAGCTCCATAGAGAATCGGTCAGCTTGTTGGCGACGACGGATAAACCGATCGATGCTGCTGTGCTGAACAACGCCACTTACACGAAGGCAGTGATCAAGGAGACATTCAGGATGAACCCGATTTCCGTTGGTGTTGGCAGGATTTTGCAAACGGATGCAGTTCTCAACGGGTATCACGTGCCGGAAGGT ACCGTTATTGTGACCCAGAACCAAGTGATATGCAAACTTgaggaaaatttcgacgatccGAACGAATTCAAACCTGAACGATGGATTCGGGAGGGTGGCGGGTCCTCAGATCCTCCTTACAACCCCTTTTTGGTTCTTCCGTTTGGCCACGGTGCTCGATCATGTATCGCGAGGCGTTTGGCCGAGCAAAATATTCAGATACTCTTGTTGCGG ATCTGCCGGGACTTGAAGTTCTCTTGGGAAGGAAAACTGTTGGACTGCGTTTCCCTACTCGTCAACGTACCCAACGTGCCAATAAAACTGAACTTTAGCCGTAGGAAATGA
- the LOC124416288 gene encoding phenoloxidase-activating enzyme 1-like: MSPDPGGLGLPQTTGKVPLADGPMTHLAGRYPLFDVPRNLLKDRQTNALEVIPALVIAQNCEEKRIERKSNRACGFPSSCQNEPLDLRLWEKIKLHVSQGSLEEVPIQLENCISTPGANYQCVRIEDCNDKRQRGSQQFCKWESKPTHVCCLEKRSDHPMGKFARRDKREYQSYYDDDDYESSMEYFNRDNRGWRHEYDDWEMPWTKHRRQSDDRMDYGFDHEYDDDSKIIPSMGSRGAFDSDDTECGVLADEINDGVLGRIFGGSPVQTAASSPWMVAIGKTDLTGKPEFFCGGALLSQTIILTAAHCVTQRSPNMVRVGELDMNSNTEPAEPQDSLIEASTIHPDYSKPRHYNDIAIVRLKTPVRYSKYVRPICLPPDDGNLYENAPVTLTGWGDIKSNGKASPLLHKVEINVISNSQCNDRYRDALKSSRNIRALPRGIIDSQMCARDELGGRDACKGDSGGPIVRKNGRRRIVVGIVSSGLGCGERDHPGIYTRVSRYTDWIRSFL; encoded by the exons ATGTCTcccg ACCCGGGTGGCTTGGGACTCCCGCAGACAACGGGGAAAGTCCCGTTAGCGGATGGGCCGATGACACATCTGGCCGGCCGATATCCACTCTTCGACGTCCCCCGTAATTTACTTAAAGACCGGCAAACAAACGCTCTCGAAGTCATTCCAGCGTTGGTCATTGCTCAGAACTGCGAGGAAAAACGAATCGAACGAAAGTCGAACAGAGCTTGTGGATTTCCTTCTTCCTGCCAAAACGAGCCACTGGATTTAAGGctttgggaaaaaataaaattgcacgTGTCACAAGG ATCGTTAGAAGAAGTGCCGATTCAGTTGGAAAACTGCATCAGCACCCCGGGTGCGAATTATCAGTGCGTCAGGATCGAAGATTGCAATGACAAAAGGCAACGGGGTAGCCAACAATTCTGCAAATGGGAAAGCAAACCAACGCACGTGTGTTGCTTGGAGAAACG CAGTGATCATCCTATGGGGAAATTCGCTCGGAGAGACAAGCGAGAGTATCAGTCATACTACGACGATGATGACTACGAATCCTCAATGGAATACTTCAATCGTGACAACCGTGGCTGGAGGCACGAGTACGATGACTGGGAAATGCCGTGGACGAAACATAGGCGCCAGAGCGATGACAGGATGGATTATGGTTTTGATCATGAGTACGATGACGATTCCAAAATAATACCAAGCATGGGCTCAAGGGGTGCATTCGACAGTGACG ATACGGAATGCGGCGTTTTGGCGGACGAAATAAACGACGGGGTGCTGGGGCGAATTTTCGGCGGCTCGCCCGTCCAAACAGCCGCGTCATCTCCATGGATG GTTGCGATTGGCAAAACTGATCTGACCGGGAAGCCCGAATTCTTCTGCGGCGGAGCTTTACTCAGCCAAACAATCATCTTAACCGCAGCCCACTGCGTTACGCAACG GTCGCCAAACATGGTCAGAGTCGGCGAGCTGGACATGAATTCAAACACAGAACCAGCGGAGCCCCAGGACTCACTGATCGAGGCTTCGACGATTCACCCCGACTACAGCAAGCCTCGACACTACAACGACATCGCCATTGTCAGGCTAAAGACCCCGGTCAGGTACTCCAAGTATGTTAGACCGATATGTCTGCCTCCGGACGACGGAAATCTCTACGAGAATGCTCCAGTCACGCTGACCGGATGGGGAGACATCAAGTCCA ACGGTAAGGCCAGTCCTTTGCTTCATAAAGTCGAAATTAACGTCATCAGCAACTCCCAGTGTAACGACAGGTATAGAGATGCTTTGAAGAGCAGTCGGAACATCCGAGCTCTACCCAGAGGTATTATAGACTCTCAAATGTGCGCCAGGGACGAGTTGGGAGGCAGAGATGCGTGCAAG ggGGATTCTGGAGGGCCGATAGTCAGGAAGAACGGAAGACGACGGATCGTCGTAGGCATCGTGTCGTCAGGACTTGGCTGCGGAGAAAGAGATCATCCAGGAATTTATACGCGGGTTTCGCGTTACACCGACTGGATTCGCAGCTTCTTATAG
- the LOC124416228 gene encoding retinol dehydrogenase 12-like, which yields MWPFSSSCRSKVRLTGKTIVITGANTGIGKETARDLYWRGAKVILACRDVDKANAAVEEIKAVPPSDPKREQFIGGPGELVVCKLDLTSLASVREFAKRIYETESVVDILINNAGVMMCPKGVTEDGFEIQFGTNHLGHFLLTLLLLPLMVNNEKDCDHPSRIINVSSAAHARGQLDFEDLMSDKSYVPFRAYCQSKLANLLFTRELSRRLRETAITGVNVYVLHPGVINSELARHFEQNISRGLRLVFGFFRTFVKSVEQGAQTTIHCAVDEAAAEQTGLYYSECAVSQPSPAVLNDEKAARLWNESAKFVGLPSENLGEIIEHVTKEFRSADTVDETDKLSKEPHTSK from the exons ATGTGGCCGTTCAGTAGCTCGTGTCGAAGCAAAGTACGGTTGACTGGAAAAACGATCGTAATAACAGGGGCTAATACGGGCATTGGAAAAGAAACGGCGAGGGATCTTTACTGGCGAG GAGCTAAAGTCATCTTGGCATGCAGAGATGTTGACAAGGCCAACGCCGCTGTGGAGGAAATCAAAGCCGTCCCACCTTCCGA TCCGAAACGAGAACAATTTATCGGCGGGCCCGGTGAACTCGTTGTCTGCAAATTGGATCTGACCAGTTTAGCCAGTGTCAGAGAGTTCGCGAAACGCATATACGAGACAGAGTCGGTTGTCGACATCCTCATCAACAACGCCGGGGTCATGATGTGCCCCAAGGGGGTCACGGAGGATGGCTTTGAGATACAATTCGGCACCAATCACCTCGGCCACTTCCTCTTGACCCTGTTACTCCTGCCGTTGATGGTTAACAATGAGAAAGACTGTGATCACCCTTCCAGAATAATCAACGTTTCGTCCGCGGCTCACGCGC GTGGTCAGCTCGACTTCGAAGATCTAATGTCGGACAAGTCTTACGTCCCCTTCAGAGCCTATTGCCAAAGCAAGTTGGCCAATCTGCTGTTTACGCGGGAATTGTCTCGGCGATTGCgag AGACGGCCATCACCGGTGTCAACGTCTACGTGCTCCATCCAGGAGTCATCAACTCTGAATTAGCGCGCCATTTTGAACAAAACATCTCACGAGGCTTGAGATTAGTTTTTGGATTCTTCCGGACGTTCGTTAAATCAGTTGAACAAGGCGCCCAGACGACCATTCATTGCGCCGTCGACGAAGCTGCGGCCGAGCAGACGGGACTTTATTACTC GGAGTGTGCGGTATCCCAGCCTTCACCCGCCGTATTGAACGATGAAAAAGCCGCCAGACTTTGGAATGAGAGTGCAAAGTTCGTTGGACTTCCTAGCGAGAATCTGGGGGAAATAATAGAGCATGTTACCAAGGAATTTCGTTCTGCTGATACAGTCGATGAAACCGATAAACTCTCGAAGGAACCTCACACTTCGAAATGA